In Micromonospora sp. WMMD980, the following are encoded in one genomic region:
- a CDS encoding NUDIX domain-containing protein encodes MSISWADSYVGQLRALAGDRTLMFVGARAVVRDNAARVLLIQRSDNGQWALPAGAMELGESIADCAVREVREETGLRALRVSAFALYTGPDRTHTNMYGHTYQVLTTAFRVDEWDGELSRFTDETTDAGFFHPEEFPAPLSSSVHETLADLDVFEQTNRLILK; translated from the coding sequence GTGAGCATCTCGTGGGCCGACTCGTACGTTGGGCAGCTCCGCGCACTGGCCGGTGATCGCACCCTGATGTTCGTCGGCGCCCGTGCCGTGGTGCGCGACAACGCCGCCCGGGTGTTGCTGATCCAACGCTCCGACAACGGCCAGTGGGCGCTGCCCGCCGGCGCCATGGAACTGGGCGAGTCGATCGCCGACTGCGCGGTCCGGGAGGTCCGCGAGGAGACCGGCCTGCGCGCGCTGCGGGTCAGCGCGTTCGCGCTCTACACCGGCCCGGACCGCACCCACACCAACATGTACGGGCACACCTACCAGGTCCTCACCACCGCGTTCCGGGTCGACGAGTGGGACGGCGAGCTGTCCCGGTTCACCGACGAGACCACCGACGCGGGCTTTTTCCACCCGGAGGAGTTCCCCGCCCCGCTCTCGTCCAGCGTGCACGAGACGCTCGCCGACCTGGACGTCTTCGAACAGACCAACCGCCTGATCCTGAAATAG
- a CDS encoding MDR family MFS transporter gives MTAQAARPALPARQIRLLMFGLMTGMLLAALDQTIVGTALPTIVGELGGIDHYSWVVTAYLLASTASTPLYGKMADLYGRRPVFLFSIGAFLLGSLLAGLSRDMTQLIVTRGVQGLGAGGLMTLAFVIISDVVPPRERGRYQGLFGAVFGLSSVAGPLVGGYFAETNWRWIFYLNVPLAILAIVVCWHVMRLVPFQRREHTVDWIGAALLVAGVSCLLLALSWGGTSYAWGSAVIVGLFVAGAVLGVAFLFQEARTREPILPLRLFRSRTFALANSAGFVLGLVMFGSIIFIPLYLQIVKGASPTRSGLLMLPMMAGIIVTSILTGRAMSRVGRYKWFPVAGSAVLVTGMLLFRQLQVATSLWVAFGYMVVIGVGLGLCMQSLILAVQNAVDVRDLGAGTSSATFFRSLGGSFGVAILGAVLSTRLSSALADRLPGALAQLPPQQRAAVAAGGTENISINDPATILALPGPVRAAIQSSFVEALHLVFLTTGLVAVLAVLVTLLMPNHQLRGAGPQGATGGADPLGGKAAAPGGKPLPKESTEEAAAEMEAKSQTML, from the coding sequence ATGACCGCCCAGGCCGCCCGACCCGCCCTGCCCGCCCGCCAGATCCGCCTGCTGATGTTCGGTCTGATGACCGGCATGCTGCTGGCCGCGCTCGACCAGACCATCGTCGGCACCGCGTTGCCCACCATCGTCGGTGAGCTGGGCGGAATCGATCACTACTCGTGGGTGGTGACCGCCTACCTGCTGGCGTCGACCGCCTCCACGCCGCTCTACGGCAAGATGGCCGACCTGTACGGGCGGCGGCCGGTCTTCCTCTTCTCGATCGGCGCGTTCCTGCTCGGCTCGCTGCTGGCCGGCCTGTCGCGGGACATGACCCAGCTGATCGTCACGCGGGGCGTGCAGGGCCTCGGCGCGGGTGGCCTGATGACGCTGGCGTTCGTCATCATCTCGGACGTGGTGCCGCCCCGGGAGCGGGGCCGCTACCAGGGCCTGTTCGGCGCGGTCTTCGGCCTCTCGTCGGTGGCCGGTCCGCTCGTCGGCGGCTACTTCGCGGAGACGAACTGGCGCTGGATCTTCTACCTCAACGTGCCGCTGGCGATCCTCGCCATCGTGGTCTGCTGGCACGTCATGCGGCTGGTGCCGTTCCAGCGTCGCGAGCACACCGTGGACTGGATCGGCGCCGCGCTGCTGGTGGCCGGCGTGAGCTGCCTGCTGCTGGCGCTGAGCTGGGGCGGCACCTCGTACGCCTGGGGTTCCGCGGTGATCGTCGGGCTGTTCGTGGCCGGTGCGGTGCTGGGCGTGGCGTTCCTTTTCCAGGAGGCGCGGACCCGGGAGCCGATCCTGCCGCTGCGGCTGTTCCGCAGCCGCACGTTCGCGCTCGCCAACTCCGCCGGCTTCGTGCTCGGCCTGGTGATGTTCGGGTCGATCATCTTCATCCCGCTCTACCTCCAGATCGTGAAGGGCGCCTCGCCGACCCGCAGCGGTCTGCTGATGCTGCCGATGATGGCCGGCATCATCGTCACGTCGATCCTGACCGGCCGGGCGATGAGCCGGGTCGGCCGCTACAAGTGGTTCCCGGTGGCGGGCTCGGCGGTGCTGGTGACCGGCATGCTGCTGTTCCGCCAACTCCAGGTGGCGACGTCGCTCTGGGTCGCGTTCGGCTACATGGTGGTGATCGGCGTCGGGCTGGGCCTGTGCATGCAGTCGCTGATCCTGGCGGTGCAGAACGCGGTGGACGTCCGCGACCTCGGCGCGGGCACCTCGTCGGCCACGTTCTTCCGGTCGCTGGGCGGCTCGTTCGGGGTGGCGATCCTGGGCGCGGTGCTGTCCACGCGGCTCAGTTCCGCGTTGGCGGACCGGCTGCCCGGCGCGCTCGCCCAGCTCCCGCCGCAGCAGCGGGCGGCGGTGGCGGCCGGTGGCACCGAGAACATCTCGATCAACGATCCGGCGACCATCCTCGCCCTGCCCGGGCCGGTGCGCGCCGCGATCCAGTCCTCGTTCGTCGAGGCGCTGCACCTGGTCTTCCTGACCACCGGGTTGGTCGCGGTGCTGGCGGTACTGGTCACCCTGCTCATGCCGAATCACCAGTTGCGCGGCGCCGGCCCGCAGGGCGCCACCGGCGGGGCCGACCCGCTGGGCGGGAAGGCCGCCGCGCCGGGCGGCAAGCCGTTGCCGAAGGAGTCGACGGAGGAGGCCGCCGCCGAGATGGAGGCGAAGTCGCAGACGATGCTCTGA
- a CDS encoding type 1 glutamine amidotransferase domain-containing protein, with protein sequence MAATLQGKRIAFLAADGVEEVEYTKPREAVENAGARVELVSIESGSIQAFNHLDHGKQYQVDVTTKEADAGAYDGLVLPGGVANPDFLRTDPDAVRFVKSFFDAGKPVGVICHGPWTLVEADVVRGRTITSWPSLRTDLTNAGANWVDQEVVTDNGLVSSRKPDDLPAFCAKIVEEFAEGRHDAR encoded by the coding sequence ATGGCAGCGACACTTCAGGGCAAGCGGATCGCCTTCCTGGCCGCCGACGGCGTCGAGGAGGTCGAGTACACCAAGCCCCGCGAGGCGGTGGAGAACGCCGGTGCCCGGGTCGAGCTGGTCTCCATCGAGTCCGGCTCGATCCAGGCGTTCAACCACCTGGACCACGGCAAGCAGTACCAGGTCGACGTCACCACCAAGGAGGCGGACGCCGGGGCGTACGACGGGCTGGTGCTGCCCGGCGGCGTGGCGAACCCGGACTTCCTCCGCACGGACCCGGACGCGGTCCGGTTCGTGAAGTCGTTCTTCGACGCCGGCAAGCCGGTCGGCGTGATCTGCCACGGGCCGTGGACGCTCGTCGAGGCGGACGTGGTGCGCGGCCGCACGATCACCTCCTGGCCGAGCCTGCGCACCGACCTCACCAACGCCGGCGCCAACTGGGTGGACCAGGAGGTCGTCACCGACAACGGGCTGGTCAGCAGCCGCAAGCCGGACGACCTGCCGGCGTTCTGCGCCAAGATCGTGGAGGAGTTCGCCGAGGGCCGGCACGACGCACGCTGA
- the rfaE2 gene encoding D-glycero-beta-D-manno-heptose 1-phosphate adenylyltransferase: MAGAAAEERRLATVVASWQERPVLVVGDAMLDEWRFAESERLCREAPAPVLTLRRRISAAGGAANTAVNVAALGGRAALVAPVGADVAGDELHDCLDRAAVWDRTVSQPGRPTPVKRRMLAGNQILLREDSGGPDDGLDEDGVARLLTALHCATEELRAVGAGRPVTLVVCDYGLGALPSTVRAWLVANRDRYGTVALDAHDLADWHGLNPTVVTPSFAEATRLLARAAAGFAHSGRGAVRGGGDLHLDHPGEPDGPSELVVGTAPGTAGERAAGGPAGATGDPAGGRVAGSPHPASGAPTGGAAGPSTAPGPTGEPTPGEERVALTGNGLSVTGTGVTVSASAGEGVDRAVLAESRLSELRAHTGADVVAVTLDTEGAVVGGADGSPRRSHSTPVPASHAVGAGDAYLAAMTLALAAEAGLPTAAQLAQLAATITVADTGTCVCRREDLLAALGTGGEEAGHPALVGAEELTALVAEHRAAGRSVVFTNGCFDVLHPGHVRYLTQARALGDLLIVAVNSDGSVRRLKGPDRPVNPVEDRTALLAALACVDHVVIFEEDSPARLIEVVRPDVYVKGGDYPPEMVPEAPLVRRLGGQVRTLGYVPDRSTSAIIDRIRAQSAGEGRAALPDGHGPTVGESRPA, translated from the coding sequence ATGGCAGGAGCAGCGGCGGAAGAGCGCCGGCTGGCCACCGTGGTGGCGAGCTGGCAGGAGCGTCCCGTGCTGGTCGTCGGCGACGCCATGCTGGACGAGTGGCGGTTCGCCGAGTCGGAGCGGCTCTGCCGGGAGGCGCCCGCGCCGGTGCTCACCCTGCGCCGCCGGATCTCCGCCGCCGGGGGCGCCGCGAACACGGCCGTCAACGTCGCCGCTCTCGGCGGCCGGGCCGCGCTGGTCGCCCCGGTCGGCGCCGACGTCGCCGGGGACGAGCTGCACGACTGCCTGGACCGGGCGGCGGTCTGGGACCGCACGGTGAGCCAGCCCGGCCGGCCCACCCCGGTCAAGCGGCGGATGCTCGCCGGCAACCAGATCCTGCTCCGGGAGGACTCCGGCGGCCCGGATGACGGTCTGGACGAGGACGGCGTGGCCCGCCTGCTGACCGCGCTGCACTGCGCCACCGAGGAGCTTCGGGCGGTGGGCGCCGGGCGACCGGTCACACTCGTGGTCTGCGACTACGGCCTGGGCGCGCTGCCCTCGACGGTACGCGCCTGGCTGGTCGCCAACCGCGACCGCTATGGCACGGTGGCCCTCGACGCGCACGACCTCGCCGACTGGCACGGTCTCAACCCGACAGTGGTGACCCCCAGCTTCGCCGAGGCGACGAGGCTGCTGGCCCGTGCCGCGGCTGGCTTCGCGCACTCCGGGCGGGGCGCCGTCCGCGGCGGCGGTGATCTGCACCTGGACCATCCGGGGGAGCCCGACGGCCCGTCCGAGCTGGTGGTCGGCACCGCGCCCGGCACGGCCGGCGAACGTGCGGCCGGTGGCCCGGCCGGCGCGACGGGCGACCCGGCCGGCGGGCGGGTCGCCGGCAGCCCGCACCCGGCGTCCGGCGCGCCGACCGGCGGGGCCGCCGGGCCGTCCACCGCCCCCGGGCCGACCGGCGAGCCGACACCCGGCGAGGAGCGGGTGGCGCTGACCGGCAACGGGCTCAGCGTCACCGGCACCGGGGTGACGGTGAGCGCGTCGGCCGGCGAGGGCGTGGACCGGGCCGTGCTCGCCGAGTCGCGCCTGTCCGAGCTGCGCGCGCACACCGGCGCCGACGTGGTGGCGGTGACCCTGGACACCGAGGGCGCGGTGGTCGGCGGCGCGGACGGCTCGCCCCGGCGCAGCCACAGCACCCCGGTCCCGGCCAGCCACGCCGTCGGCGCCGGTGACGCCTACCTGGCGGCGATGACGCTGGCGCTCGCCGCCGAGGCGGGCCTGCCGACCGCGGCACAGCTCGCCCAGCTCGCCGCCACCATCACGGTCGCCGACACCGGCACCTGCGTGTGCCGGCGGGAGGACCTGCTGGCCGCGCTCGGCACCGGCGGCGAGGAGGCCGGGCACCCGGCCCTGGTCGGCGCCGAGGAGCTGACCGCACTGGTCGCCGAGCACCGCGCGGCGGGCCGCTCAGTGGTGTTCACCAACGGCTGCTTCGACGTGCTGCACCCCGGGCACGTCCGCTACCTGACCCAGGCCCGCGCGCTCGGCGACCTGCTGATCGTGGCGGTCAACTCGGACGGCAGCGTACGCCGGCTCAAGGGCCCGGACCGGCCGGTCAACCCGGTCGAGGACCGGACCGCGCTGCTGGCGGCGCTGGCCTGCGTCGACCATGTGGTGATCTTCGAGGAGGACTCGCCGGCGCGGCTGATCGAGGTGGTCCGCCCGGACGTCTACGTCAAGGGCGGCGACTACCCGCCGGAAATGGTGCCGGAGGCTCCGCTGGTGCGCCGACTCGGCGGCCAGGTACGCACGCTCGGCTACGTGCCGGACCGCTCCACCTCGGCGATCATCGACCGGATCCGCGCCCAGTCGGCCGGTGAGGGCCGTGCGGCTCTGCCCGACGGGCACGGCCCCACCGTCGGCGAGAGCAGGCCCGCGTGA
- a CDS encoding glycosyltransferase family 2 protein gives MTRPLDPGTPEQFRHPRRVDVLIPTRNRPAELAVTLSGLAAQEGVPGFGVVVSDQSDGEPAYAHPAAATMVRALRHRGHPVLLTRRLPRRGLAEHRSYLLAQSAADAVLCLDDDVWLEPGSLSRLVGALDELGCGFVGNAVHGLSYTDDVRPDTHRHYEEWSGRPEPERIRPGTPEWHRASIHPAANLLHVTEKLALPAGAWRAYKVSWIGGCVLYDRAKLVDAGGFDFWERLPERHQGEDVAAQLAVLERHGGAGVLPSGAYHLESPTTVTERDVEAWEVVLSESNAEV, from the coding sequence GTGACCCGACCGCTCGACCCCGGCACGCCCGAGCAGTTCCGCCACCCCCGGCGCGTGGACGTGCTGATCCCGACCCGCAACCGGCCGGCCGAGCTGGCGGTCACCCTCTCCGGGCTGGCCGCCCAGGAGGGTGTGCCCGGGTTCGGGGTGGTGGTCAGCGACCAGTCCGACGGCGAGCCCGCGTACGCGCACCCGGCGGCGGCCACCATGGTCCGGGCCCTGCGCCACCGGGGGCACCCGGTGCTGCTGACCCGGCGGCTGCCCCGGCGCGGGCTGGCCGAGCACCGCTCCTACCTGCTGGCGCAGTCGGCCGCCGACGCGGTCCTCTGCCTCGACGACGACGTGTGGCTGGAGCCGGGCAGCCTGTCCCGGCTGGTCGGCGCGCTCGACGAGCTGGGCTGCGGGTTCGTCGGCAACGCGGTGCACGGCCTCTCCTACACGGACGACGTGCGTCCCGACACGCACCGGCACTACGAGGAGTGGTCGGGCCGACCGGAGCCGGAGCGGATCCGCCCGGGCACGCCGGAGTGGCACCGGGCGTCGATCCACCCGGCGGCGAATCTGCTGCACGTCACCGAGAAGTTGGCGCTGCCGGCGGGCGCCTGGCGGGCGTACAAGGTGTCCTGGATCGGCGGCTGCGTGCTCTACGACCGAGCCAAGCTCGTCGACGCCGGCGGCTTCGACTTCTGGGAGCGGCTGCCCGAGCGGCACCAGGGCGAGGACGTGGCCGCCCAGCTCGCGGTGCTGGAGCGCCACGGCGGTGCCGGCGTGCTGCCCAGCGGGGCCTACCACCTGGAGTCGCCGACCACCGTCACCGAGCGGGACGTGGAGGCGTGGGAGGTCGTGCTCAGCGAGTCGAACGCGGAGGTGTGA
- a CDS encoding glycosyltransferase family 9 protein: MSPSSVLGPVGERVPDVERIAVLRANALGDFIFVLPALEALRAAYPSAEIVLLGAPWHAALWRDRPGPVDRVLVVPPGPGIREAGPDEPPVDPADFLAAARAERFDLAVQVHGGGANSNPFVAGLGARVTAGLRADDAPPLDRWLRYVYYQHEVIRYLEVAALVGAPATTITPTLAVTGADRAEAASVLGAPTRPRVALHPGATDTRRRWPAEGFAEVARALVDDGYEVLVTGTPVERETVDAVVAAAGVPVRPQVGTLGLGALAAAYADCALVVSNDTGPLHLAAAVGTPTVGIFWIGNLINGASPLRGRHRPIAAWTTRCPVCGVDCTPGIYPHRPGDGDCPHRVSFVGDVPAVEVVEAARDLLTPPRSTR; this comes from the coding sequence CTGTCGCCGTCGTCGGTGCTCGGACCGGTCGGCGAGCGGGTGCCGGACGTCGAGCGGATCGCCGTGCTGCGGGCCAACGCGCTCGGCGACTTCATCTTCGTGCTGCCCGCGCTGGAGGCGTTGCGGGCCGCGTACCCCTCGGCGGAGATCGTGCTGCTCGGCGCGCCGTGGCACGCGGCGCTCTGGCGCGACCGGCCCGGCCCGGTGGACCGGGTGCTGGTGGTGCCGCCGGGGCCCGGCATCCGCGAAGCCGGCCCCGACGAGCCCCCGGTCGACCCGGCCGACTTCCTGGCCGCCGCCCGCGCCGAACGGTTCGACCTGGCGGTGCAGGTGCACGGCGGCGGCGCCAACTCCAACCCGTTCGTCGCCGGCCTCGGCGCCCGGGTCACCGCCGGGCTGCGGGCGGACGACGCGCCGCCGCTGGACCGCTGGCTGCGCTATGTCTACTACCAGCACGAGGTGATCCGCTACCTGGAGGTGGCCGCGCTGGTCGGGGCGCCGGCGACCACGATCACCCCGACGCTGGCGGTGACCGGGGCCGACCGGGCCGAGGCCGCCTCGGTGCTCGGCGCGCCCACCCGGCCCCGGGTGGCGCTGCACCCGGGCGCCACCGACACCCGGCGGCGCTGGCCGGCGGAGGGCTTCGCCGAGGTCGCCCGGGCGCTCGTCGACGACGGGTACGAGGTGCTGGTCACCGGCACCCCCGTGGAGCGCGAGACAGTGGACGCGGTGGTCGCGGCGGCCGGCGTGCCGGTCCGCCCGCAGGTCGGCACGCTGGGGCTCGGCGCACTCGCCGCCGCCTACGCGGACTGCGCGCTGGTGGTCTCCAACGACACCGGGCCGCTGCACCTGGCCGCCGCGGTGGGCACACCCACGGTGGGTATCTTCTGGATCGGCAACCTGATCAACGGCGCGTCGCCGCTGCGCGGCCGGCACCGCCCGATCGCCGCCTGGACCACCAGGTGCCCGGTCTGCGGCGTCGACTGCACGCCCGGGATCTATCCGCACCGGCCGGGCGACGGCGACTGCCCGCACCGGGTGTCGTTCGTGGGCGACGTGCCGGCCGTGGAGGTGGTCGAGGCGGCCCGCGACCTGCTCACACCTCCGCGTTCGACTCGCTGA
- a CDS encoding Hsp20/alpha crystallin family protein — MTEPKGWRGRQQGWDPMGELQSLRAELSRLVGGRSGTPDVETSETADGWEVLVRLPGVAPEEVAVELDDRELCVRARSEAEVNADHGIPGGFTTRGFEYRVDLPSRVDPERIDAVMDHGLLRVRLPRAARPAPRTITVGRTGPHAATGRTPSQADPAADRELHHPDTTVDEIDRP; from the coding sequence ATGACGGAGCCGAAGGGCTGGCGGGGCCGCCAGCAGGGCTGGGACCCGATGGGCGAGCTGCAGTCGCTGCGCGCCGAGCTGAGCCGCCTGGTCGGCGGTCGGTCCGGCACCCCCGACGTGGAGACGTCCGAGACGGCCGACGGCTGGGAGGTGCTGGTCCGGTTACCCGGTGTGGCGCCGGAGGAGGTGGCCGTCGAGCTGGACGACCGGGAGCTGTGCGTCCGGGCCCGGTCGGAGGCCGAGGTCAACGCCGACCACGGCATCCCGGGCGGCTTCACCACCCGCGGCTTCGAATACCGCGTCGACCTGCCGTCCCGCGTCGACCCGGAGCGGATCGACGCGGTGATGGACCACGGCCTGCTGCGGGTGCGGCTGCCCCGGGCGGCAAGGCCCGCGCCGCGCACCATCACCGTCGGCCGCACCGGCCCGCACGCCGCCACCGGTCGTACGCCGAGCCAGGCCGACCCGGCCGCAGACCGGGAGCTGCACCACCCGGACACCACGGTCGACGAGATCGACCGTCCCTAG
- a CDS encoding DUF2231 domain-containing protein, whose product MESRLKVLGHPVHPMLVMFPVALLVTAVIFDVIDTVGGPDFLGEVAYWNITVGLIGGLLAAVAGAFDLLALPTGTRAKRVGLLHAAANIAVILLFAAVWVVRLNAESRAAGGALIAIEVVAVAILGISAWLGGELVDRLGVGVDPEHDLNASSSLRPGARRIGDAR is encoded by the coding sequence ATGGAGAGCCGACTGAAGGTGCTCGGCCATCCCGTGCATCCGATGCTGGTGATGTTCCCGGTGGCGCTCCTGGTGACCGCGGTGATCTTCGATGTGATCGACACCGTGGGCGGGCCGGACTTTCTCGGCGAGGTCGCCTACTGGAACATCACCGTCGGTCTGATCGGTGGCCTGCTGGCCGCCGTGGCCGGAGCGTTCGACCTGCTCGCGCTGCCGACCGGCACCCGGGCGAAGCGGGTCGGGCTTCTCCACGCCGCCGCGAACATCGCGGTGATCCTGCTCTTCGCGGCCGTCTGGGTGGTCCGGCTCAACGCCGAGTCGCGGGCCGCCGGTGGCGCCCTGATCGCCATCGAGGTGGTCGCCGTGGCGATCCTCGGGATCAGCGCCTGGCTGGGCGGCGAACTGGTGGACCGCCTCGGCGTCGGCGTCGACCCGGAGCACGACCTCAACGCGTCCAGCTCGCTGCGCCCCGGCGCCCGGCGGATCGGAGACGCGCGATGA
- a CDS encoding pyridoxamine 5'-phosphate oxidase family protein, producing the protein MTTHEITSPEELRDLLGTPAGRALAKERRTLHQRDREWLAASPFCLVATAAADGTCDVSPKGDPPGFALVLDDTTVAIPERPGNRRADGYRNILENPHVGLIFLIPGRTDTLRINGRARLVRDAPWFAEMEVEGHRPVLAVEVAVEQIFYHCAKAFLRSELWQSETWRPDVLPSRPRLVKEVEAPAESLADLERHYGPDYAKKLYV; encoded by the coding sequence GTGACGACGCACGAGATCACCAGCCCGGAGGAACTACGCGACCTGCTGGGCACCCCGGCGGGCCGGGCGCTGGCCAAGGAGCGCCGGACGCTGCACCAGCGGGACCGGGAGTGGCTGGCCGCCTCACCGTTCTGCCTGGTCGCCACCGCCGCCGCGGACGGCACCTGCGACGTCTCCCCGAAGGGTGACCCGCCCGGCTTCGCGCTGGTGCTCGACGACACCACGGTCGCCATCCCGGAGCGGCCCGGCAACCGGCGCGCCGACGGCTACCGGAACATCCTGGAGAACCCGCACGTCGGGCTGATCTTCCTGATCCCGGGCCGCACCGACACGTTGCGGATCAACGGCCGGGCCCGGCTGGTCCGCGACGCGCCGTGGTTCGCCGAGATGGAGGTCGAGGGCCACCGGCCGGTGCTCGCCGTCGAGGTGGCCGTCGAGCAGATCTTCTACCACTGCGCGAAGGCGTTCCTCCGCTCCGAGCTGTGGCAGTCGGAGACCTGGCGACCGGACGTGCTGCCGTCCCGGCCCCGCCTCGTCAAGGAGGTGGAGGCCCCGGCGGAGAGCCTGGCCGACCTGGAGCGACACTACGGCCCGGACTACGCGAAGAAGCTCTACGTCTGA
- a CDS encoding VOC family protein, translated as MADPTVTVSLPIADRVTSHRFYVDALGWTAIGEPAADGIPEPLQFAVNDGLRLMLVPSGGFGWVIGDHEVAERGHSECVLSWVAADPDEVRRIVDRARSAGARVVTPPAEQPWGFTATFADPDGHLLMVTTG; from the coding sequence ATGGCCGATCCGACCGTGACCGTCAGCCTGCCGATCGCCGACCGCGTCACGTCACACCGCTTCTACGTCGACGCCCTCGGCTGGACGGCGATCGGTGAGCCGGCGGCGGACGGGATTCCCGAGCCGCTCCAGTTCGCCGTGAACGACGGCCTGCGGCTGATGCTGGTGCCGAGCGGGGGCTTCGGTTGGGTCATCGGCGACCACGAGGTCGCCGAGCGGGGCCACAGCGAGTGCGTGCTGAGCTGGGTCGCCGCAGATCCCGACGAGGTCCGGCGGATCGTCGACCGGGCCCGATCCGCGGGCGCCCGCGTGGTGACGCCGCCGGCCGAGCAGCCGTGGGGTTTCACCGCCACGTTCGCCGACCCGGACGGTCACCTCTTGATGGTGACGACGGGCTGA
- a CDS encoding sigma factor-like helix-turn-helix DNA-binding protein: protein MLRYFEDLTETQIAETLGISVGTVKSQASKGLAKLRAHPALADRRDEKELIG from the coding sequence GTGCTGCGCTACTTCGAGGACCTCACCGAGACGCAGATCGCCGAGACGCTCGGCATCAGCGTCGGCACCGTCAAGAGCCAGGCCAGCAAGGGCCTGGCGAAGCTGCGCGCGCACCCCGCACTTGCCGATCGCCGGGACGAGAAGGAGCTCATCGGATGA
- a CDS encoding sigma factor — MADRTEYDQFVVDRSARLLRVAYLLTGDWAAAEDLLQTALVKVWFAWPRVRGDAEAYVRRTIVNTYLSWRRRRWTGEIPQAVPERVEAADRVTQYVERDALWRMLAELPRR, encoded by the coding sequence TTGGCCGACCGCACCGAGTACGACCAGTTCGTGGTCGACCGATCGGCCCGGTTGCTGCGCGTCGCCTATCTGCTCACCGGCGACTGGGCGGCGGCCGAGGACCTGCTGCAGACGGCCCTGGTCAAGGTCTGGTTCGCGTGGCCCCGGGTGCGCGGGGACGCCGAGGCGTACGTCCGCCGGACCATCGTCAACACCTACCTGTCGTGGCGCCGCCGTCGCTGGACCGGGGAGATCCCGCAGGCGGTGCCCGAGCGCGTCGAGGCGGCCGACCGGGTCACGCAGTACGTCGAGCGGGACGCGTTGTGGCGGATGCTCGCCGAGCTTCCGCGGCGGTAG